The Roseimicrobium gellanilyticum genomic sequence AGCGGAGAAGAAGGGCGGCAAGCTGGAATTCATCCTCCACTCGCTGGAAGTGCACTGCCTTCCCAAGGACCTTCCCGAGAGCCTCGAAGTGGACGTGGAGCCCCTCAATATCGGTGACTCCATCCACGTGAGCGACCTCAAGCTTCCGGCCGGAGTCTCCACCAAGATCGAAGCCGACGTGGTGGTGGCCATCCTGAAGGAGCCCACCGTGGCTGAAGAACCCGCTCCTGCCGCTGCCGCAGCTCCTGCTGCCGCCGCCGCTCCCGCCAAGGGCGCCGCTGCTGCGGCTGCTCCTGCCGCGAAGGCCGCTCCGGCCAAGAAGTAACCCTGTTGCGCGTCGTCTGACTGGATGTGTCCGGCTCCGGCCCTCTCCCTTCGCTGAAGCCACGCTTGATCGTGGGATTGGGCAATCCGGGACGCGACTACCAAGACACGCGGCACAATATCGGTTTCATGGTCGTGGACGCGCTTGCCAGCCAGTTCGGTGCCTCCTGGGTGTCCGAAAAGCGCTGGGATTGCGCGCTCGCCAAGTTCGGTGGTGGGTGGCTGCTGAAGCCTCTCACCTACATGAACCTCAGTGGCGAGGCTGTCTCCGCCGTGAGCCGGTTCTACAAGATTGAGCCCGGCGAAGTGCTGGCCGTGTATGATGACGTGGACCTCCCGCTGGGGTCCCTGCGCATCCGGCAGAAAGGCAGCGCTGGCGGGCACAACGGCGTCCGCTCCCTGATTTCCCATCTCGGAGGAGAGGACTTCCCCCGCCTGAAAGTCGGTATCGCCCCGGAAGGCGGCCGTCCCGCGGGTGACCGCATGGTGGGACACGTGCTGGGACGCTTCACGGAAGGGGAGCGCCCCGCGCTGGCGCAGGTGCTGGACAGGGCCTCGGATGCCGTGCGCACCGCCCTGCGCTCCGGCATCGCCAACGCGATGAACATTTTCAACCGCAAAGAGCAATCCAACAACGAAACTACGGAAAAACCATGAGCCGCAAGTATGAAGCGATGATCGTCCTGGACATGAAGGGACGCGAAGAAAATGTCGAAACGCTGGTGAGCCAGCTCGGCAAGGAATTCGAATCCAATGGTGTGAAACTTCAGCAGGTGGACAACCTGGGCAAAAAGAAGTTCCCCTTCGCTCCCCGCCACGTGGAGAGCGGCTACTACATCAATTTCCTCTTCGAAGCTGAGCCGGCCGCCGTGGACAAGGTGCAGGCCCGCCTCAAGCTCAATGACAACGTGTACATGCAGTACTTCCAGCGCCGCTAAGGCCTGAAGTTTCTGTTGATTCACGCGGCGGATCTCTCCGGCGATGGGTTTTTGCGGCCCGTCGCCGAAATTAGTTCGCCATCCTTACTCACTCCCTCTAACCTCGCTCCGCTATGGCCTCCTACAACAAAGTGATGCTCATGGGGAATCTCACGCGGGATCCCGAAGTCCGTTACACACCCAAAGGAAGCGCCGTGGCCGACCTGGCCATTGCGGTGAACCGCTCGTACACTGCGGACAACGGCGAAAAGCGTGAAGAGGTGACCTATGTGGACGTGGTGCTCTGGGCGCGTTTGGCTGAGATTGCCAGCCAGTACTTGAAAAAGGGCAGCCCAGTCTTCATCGAAGGTCGTCTCCAGATGGATTCGTGGGAGGACAAGCAGACCGGACAGAAGCGCAGCCGCCTGCGCGTCGTCGGTGAAATCATGCAGATGCTCGGTGGCAAGCGCGACGGCTCTGGTGATGACCAGGGCGGTGGCGGCGGCGGCGGTGGTGGTGGATACCAGCAGCGCCCGCAGCAGCAGTACCGCAGCGGCGGTGGTGGTGGTGGCGGCGGCGCTCCTCGTGGCAACCAGCCCGCACGCCAGTCCCAGCCGGCGAATGAAGAATACGGCGACGGGCCCATTACCGACGGACTCGAAGACGACGACATCCCATTTTGAGCGTCGCTGGTGTTTTGACTTTCACATGAAACCGGAGCGTGGCTCCGGTTTTTTTGTGCCCGGATTCATGAAGGCGCTCATCGACATCATCGATTGGGAGTATCCAGAGACGCGGGAGGCCTATCGGCCCACCGTATGGGACTTGTCCGACAAGGATGAGATCTACAAGCTCGTCCTCGTCCTGGGCAATGGCGTGATTCTGGAGCTGCGTGCCGAGGCGGATTCGGAAGAGGTGCTGCGGGTCCTGCGCGGCCTGTTCAAAGGCGTCGGTTCCTGCGAGCAGGTGACGCTCACAGACAAGCAGAAGCAGCGGCTCTGGTACTACTACGAAGGAGACGAGTGCTACGAGCAGCGGGGAAAGAATCCGGGTTACATGATGATTGATCCCGTGCCGAGGCCGGAGAAATTTGGTGCATCGGGTCACCCATGAAACTCCTCTCCACCAGCCACACCATCGCCTATGTGCCGGGGAGGGAGCTGAGATTGCGCTCCAGGCCCGGATTGGCCATGTGCGTGGGCTTTGTGTTCTTTGCCGTGCTCACGCTGGGCAGTCTCGTGAGTGCCGTGGCTCAGGGCGAGTGGGGGGTCCTCTGGGGCACCCTGGTCTTTGCATTCTGGGCCTGGCTCATCGGAGCGCTGGTGTGGATGGAATGGACCGACCTCTGTGTGCCTCCCATCGGTACTGGTCCTGTGACCTGGCGTGATGGTTTGAAAAAACAAACCATCACGGCAGAGCGTGTTCTCGGTGCCATGGTGGATGCTCACGTGCAGCCCAAGCTTCACAAAGGGCCAGGCCCTACTGCCTTTTTGGGTGTATGGATATGTGATGCCAGCCTGACCAAAGAAGCGGGAACATACCCGTGGCGGCGTTTGTTTTCTCTCAATGCAGGGAGCTACACGACAGAGCAGGTGCAGGCGGAGTTTGAGAAAATGCGGAGTGCGTTGAAGGAGCTTGGATATCCTGACGAAGTTGCTCTTGAAGGGAAGAGCAGTTCCAAAGCATCAAACGCCTAGCTCAGAAACGCGCTGCAAGTTCGAGCGGTTAAAGTTGCTGTGCAGTCGTCGAGCAAGATCCTGCTGCCAGGTGACGTAGGCAATGCGGTCGGGATTTCCTCAATCTATGAAGGTTCTTCTCACGCTATTTGCTGTCGTGTTCTCGTTTCAGGCAGTTGCCATCCATGCGACAGAACTGCTGCAGTCGCAGACGCCTCGCGGCACGCATTATGCCATCTCGGGCGATTCATCCGGCAGTCCGGCGCCCACGCTCTTCATCATTGGCAATCCGATTTCGGTAATGGGGCAGGAGGGGATGCGCTATCTCATCGGCACTGGAGAGATATTGGCGAAGCATGGCTGGAGGTATGTGCTGCTCGATCCAGCGTGTGAAGGGCACGACGTCCAAGAAGGCCAGCCAAAGAGTCTGAGTGGCTGGGCCACGCATGCGAAGAACGGTCACGACTTCATGGGGCCGTATGTGCGGAACTGCGTCGATGTGCTCGATCATCTCATTGATGAAGGGATCACAGATGGGAAGCAAGTTGTTGTGCAGGGCGTTTCGCGCGGTGGCTTCTGCGCTCTGCACTTCGCGGCTGGGGAACCACGCATTCAGGCCGTCGTCGGCATTTCGCCAGTGACGAATCCTCTTGCCCTGAAGGAGTTTTCCGGTGTCACTGCAGCGCAGGTGGCAGGCTTCAGCCTCGATGGGGTGCTGGAGAAGATGGTGAACCGCACGGTATGGATCAGCATTGGGAATGCGGATGATCGTGTGAACTCGGAGGACTGCATCGGCTTCACGCGTCGCCTTGTCGCGACGACACAGAGGTTGCAGCCCGGGTTGAATCTCGTCCCGGTGCATCTGCATGTCGGTGTCTCAGCGGGACACCGCTCCCCAGACGACGCTTATGCGAAGGCGGCGGAATTCTTGCTGGCCCAATTTCCTGGAAAGCCGGCATCCGGGGTGACTCGCGATGTATTCAGCGGTGACTTCCCGCCCGCGAGCTACGGCAAGAATTTCGAGGAGGTGGAAGCCACCGTGCAGGAAGTGATCGAGCGTGTCTTCCGCGACGAAGACGGCATCCTGCGCAGCGGGGTGAATGGTCGTACCATGAAGCCATTGACGAATACCGAGGTGCTCGATCGTCCCAAGGGCAAAGGCGGTTATCCAGAACACTCGGCGATGCCGGACGCGCTGAAAGCCGTTTGGCTCAACTACGAAAATGCAGGCGAGGCCAGCGGCGCGTATCTGATGGCGCTTTGCCTCAAATACGAAGCCACCCACGATCCGAAAGTGCGTGAACTCGCCCGCCGCACGTTGGATGCCATTGTCACGCTTTGGCGCAATGCCGCGCCATCAGCCGGAAACGGCGGCGGTGGTCGCGGCTGGTTTCCGAAGCCCTACGCCGGCATCCACAAGCTGGCGGGCATCGAGGAATGCAGTGCCGACCAGTATGCAGGCATCACGCTCGGCCTGCATGCGTATCACCGTACCCTGGCCGATGCGGCGGAGAAAAAACAAATCGAGGAGGTCATCGTCTCCTTCTCCGACTGGTGGCATGATCATGACCACAGCGGCGTCTACTTTGGGAAGCCCATCTGGTGGAAGCGCCTGGAGTGGCACCCGATGGCGGCCGCTTACTTTCTCTACCTTCACGCCCTGGCAGAGTCATGGCGGCCCAGTGCCAAATCGCGCCAGAGTTTTGAAACATGGCTCGCCTTGAAAGCCACACTGCTGCGCCCTGACAAGGCTACGGGCATCACCATGCATGGCCTGCCAGTGCTCTGCCTGGAACAGCTCCATCTCCTGCGTCCGGACCTCGATGCTGTCTGGCAACCCGCACTTGTTCACCAGGCTGCTTTGCTCGCCCGCAGCGTCGACCAAACGGCACAGAGCAAGCATTTCGAGGTGCTCGGCTATGGCGCTGACTACCTCGGTGCCGCGCATCGTCTGTTGCCGGATGCCGGTTACGATAAGCTTGCGCTCCGGTGCCTTGAAACGTTGAAGAATCGCGGTGACTTCTACCACATCCGCCGGGAACAGCGCATCGACCAGCTCCCACCCTTGGTGAGTGGCGATGACTACCGCGACGTCTTCTTCTGCGAAGGCCACGTCCACTGGATGGCGGGTTACTGGCGGAGACAGCTTCAAAAATGAAGCTGCATGGGCTTGATGCCAAAGGAAGTTGAACCCGGGTCTTTACATGAAAGACGTCGGACTACCTGGAGTGGTTCATGCCACAAGGGTATCGATGGAACACGGACATCGCAGAGGCCCAAGGAGTGGGAATGCCTCGTTCCTGTGGTGTGAGCGGGCTATACGGCCTCTTCTGGCTGCCCTGCTGGCTTTGCCTTGTGGCGCAGGGTCTCTTCCAGACCCTCCAGTCGCAGCGGGCGGTCGGGCACATGCACCGGAGCCTTCAAGGCGTGGTCACGCATCACGTAGGTGCGTGCCAGCCGGTCGCCCCAGCGCTCCTGTCCATCGATGCACAGGAAGATAAGTTCCACGAGTGGCATGAACGGAATGAACAGGATGCAATTGCGAATGGCACTCTGCAGATGCGTGCAGGGCCTGCGATAGCGTGCGTCCTGGACTCGAATGCCAACGATCCGCTTGCCGATGGCATGACCGCCAAGGTAGGAATCCCCGAAGATGCGATAACCCAGCGCCACCACGAATACGAGCATGAAAAGAAGCATGCTGGCTGCATCTTCCACGCCGATCAAGGCACCCGCAAAGGCGATGACCATGACTACCAGCGCGGAGTCGATGCCGTGCGCGAGTGCACGTTGCAAGACGGAGGCGGTTTCATATTCGGTGGGGTGATTATCCTCGGACATACGCAGGGGCGCGACGAGTTCACCTGAAAACGGGGGCCTCTGTCAATACTGTTGGAGTTCATTCTGCGCGGCGCCACAACTCCAGCACTCCGCCTTCGAAGGGGATGGAAAACTTTTCCAGTCCGGTGACATCCTCAGGCCCAATGGCGTTTTCAAACTTCAGCACGCCGGTATCGAGCTTTCGCTTCAGAAACAGGCTCTCCACATTTTCGATCACGCGTGGCGCAGGTTCTCCTGCGAGTTGCACGGTCACATGATAGGGCGGTTGTTGTTTGACGCGGCCAAGAATCGTGGAGCGTACCCAGCCCAGACTGCGGTTGTGCGACCACACCTGGGCGAGCCACGTGGGTGTATCCACTCCTGATGCGGTGAGGTTCAGGGGCGAGAAAGTGCGCTGCAATCCACGAGCCTCCAGGGCTTTGCGCAGCGAGCGATCTGTCGTTATCTCCCAGAGGGTCTTCCCTTCCTGCGTCTTCAGATTCACGTCCGCGCCGCGGTCCAGCAGTGCGAGGGCAATCTTCGCACGATTGCCTTGTGCGGAATCCACCAGGGGCTCCGTCTGGCCGGGATGCGTTGCCTTGGGTGAGGCGCCCTTCTCCAGAAGCCAGAGCGCGAGGTCCTCATTCCCCGCGCGGATGGCAGCATTGAGCGGGGTGGCTTTGAAGATATGCTCTTGTGAGCCACCCATGGAGTGCACCATGGCAGTCTGGGTTTCGAGCGCGCTGATGTCAGCTCCTTTGGAAAGCAACAGCTCGACTACCGCCTGGCGGTCTGCGCGCTTCGAACGGGCGGCGGTGCAGAGTGGGAGCTTGCCGTGAGGTTCCGGCGCAGTGAGTTTCGCGCCCTTCTCAAGAAACAGCTCGATCAGTGGAATCGAACCATGGGTCAGGGCCTCTTCGAATGCGGATACGCCGACGTTCGAAAGCAGCATGGGATCCGCACCGTGTTCCAACATTGTCTTCGCAGACGAGAGAGTCCTGGCCGCTGCTTCTACTTCGTCAATGCTTAGAGTGTGCTGGGCGTAGTGCTGTGACGGCTTGATTACAAGATTCAGAAGGGGGGTGCCGTTGGAGTCCATCGCATTCGGTGATTCTCCCGTATCAAGCAGCAGGCCGAGAATATTCGCGGCGCGATAGTTCGCCGCATCCACAATGAATCCGTTCTCTCCTTCATTGAGCCGCGCTCTGACAAAGTCAGCATCATCCTCCTTGTACGCGGCTTCCAGTTTGTCATATGGAGTCGGTTGTAAACTCGTGGCTACAATGACGGCAAAGGATCCCACTCCCCAAACGACGGTGAGCGGCGCCACGATGAGCCCGCGCCACGAGTGCAGCATGGCCACGCAGATGGTCGTCTTCACCGCCAGCCACACAACCACGGCGAGTACGCCGCCGAAGATGGGCAGACCCCAGAGCATGCTCCACGCGAAGTAGTCTGGATTCTCCGAAATCCAGCTCAAGGCAATGGTCCACACCAGCACCGTGGGCACATTGATGCACAGCGCGATGAGCAGGCTGTACTTCCACGAAACGCGGCCCAGCCACTTGATGAGAGGCCACTCGATGACTGCCATCACCAGAGCGACCAGGGTGAAGACGAGGAGGATGGCGCCACTCATGGTCAGTTGGTGCTGGCTTTGGGTTCTTCGCTGTCTCCTTCGCCCGGGACTGTGCCGAGCACGCGGATCTTACCGGTCTTCACATCCAGCAGACGGAAGGTCTTCTTTCCATCCTCATCGCTGTGCGCGAGGAAGAAGACCTTGGTCTCATCTGCCGAGGAGCAGAGATTGAAAATGGTGGCCAGCGATTCCTTGATGGGAATGACCTTGAGTGACTGCAGCGTGGTGGTTGCTTGTTTCCACCGTGCTGAAACGCCTGCTGGCAGCTTCTCCATGTCCGTGCCCGGCTTGGGCATCTGTACCAGGAAAGCTTCCACTTCATTCGCAACTGTCATCACCAGCGATTTCCCCGCAGGCGCAATGTCCATGAGGGTGAATGACGAGCCGGGGTTGTTCGCTTCGTATTGAAGAACAGCGAGCGGCGCGGCGCGCCATGCGTCCAGGGAGAGCCCTTCGTCCACGATGCTTGCCATCCCTGCCCAGAGGTCGCTGTCACTGGAGAAGAAGAAGCTCCCTTCGGCATCAAACACAGCGGAGAACATGGCGGGTGCATCCTTCGCATCGACAAGCTCCGTCTCGCCCTTCGGCAGGGCTTTCAGATGGAATGCGCTGTCTGTCTCAGACTCGCCTCCGAAGACCTCCATGAGCACATCGCCGGATGCAGGATTCGCATTGATGTCCATCAAGTCACCGTGCTCCAGGGTGAGGACCTTCTTTGCGCTTTCGCCGCCGGGCTTCCAGAGGAAAAGCTTCTTGGAAGTGGAGAGCCAGAATTGACCTTCGCTTGCCGGCGAGAGGGACTGCAAGTCTTCGCCATCGACCTGCTTGCCGAGATCAATCACGGTGGTCTTGCCATCAGCGAGGGACACGGACCACACCTTGGCCCCCTCATGAGGGATGGCGATGACGGATTTCCCGTCCTCTGTAAAAGCAGCCTCAGCCGCGGGGAGGGGAGTGGTGGAAACGTGACCGCACAAGGCGGCCGCCAGCAGCGCAGAAGCAAGAGGCCTCATGCGGCACGAGGTGGCGCAACCCGCGAGAAGCGTCAAATCAATGTTGCGTCAGCGTTTGTGTGCACGCGCATTGCCCCCATGCCGGTCGAAGCGATAGAGGTCA encodes the following:
- the pth gene encoding aminoacyl-tRNA hydrolase, whose amino-acid sequence is MKPRLIVGLGNPGRDYQDTRHNIGFMVVDALASQFGASWVSEKRWDCALAKFGGGWLLKPLTYMNLSGEAVSAVSRFYKIEPGEVLAVYDDVDLPLGSLRIRQKGSAGGHNGVRSLISHLGGEDFPRLKVGIAPEGGRPAGDRMVGHVLGRFTEGERPALAQVLDRASDAVRTALRSGIANAMNIFNRKEQSNNETTEKP
- a CDS encoding ankyrin repeat domain-containing protein, translated to MSGAILLVFTLVALVMAVIEWPLIKWLGRVSWKYSLLIALCINVPTVLVWTIALSWISENPDYFAWSMLWGLPIFGGVLAVVVWLAVKTTICVAMLHSWRGLIVAPLTVVWGVGSFAVIVATSLQPTPYDKLEAAYKEDDADFVRARLNEGENGFIVDAANYRAANILGLLLDTGESPNAMDSNGTPLLNLVIKPSQHYAQHTLSIDEVEAAARTLSSAKTMLEHGADPMLLSNVGVSAFEEALTHGSIPLIELFLEKGAKLTAPEPHGKLPLCTAARSKRADRQAVVELLLSKGADISALETQTAMVHSMGGSQEHIFKATPLNAAIRAGNEDLALWLLEKGASPKATHPGQTEPLVDSAQGNRAKIALALLDRGADVNLKTQEGKTLWEITTDRSLRKALEARGLQRTFSPLNLTASGVDTPTWLAQVWSHNRSLGWVRSTILGRVKQQPPYHVTVQLAGEPAPRVIENVESLFLKRKLDTGVLKFENAIGPEDVTGLEKFSIPFEGGVLELWRRAE
- the ssb gene encoding single-stranded DNA-binding protein, whose amino-acid sequence is MASYNKVMLMGNLTRDPEVRYTPKGSAVADLAIAVNRSYTADNGEKREEVTYVDVVLWARLAEIASQYLKKGSPVFIEGRLQMDSWEDKQTGQKRSRLRVVGEIMQMLGGKRDGSGDDQGGGGGGGGGGYQQRPQQQYRSGGGGGGGGAPRGNQPARQSQPANEEYGDGPITDGLEDDDIPF
- a CDS encoding RDD family protein; protein product: MQRALAHGIDSALVVMVIAFAGALIGVEDAASMLLFMLVFVVALGYRIFGDSYLGGHAIGKRIVGIRVQDARYRRPCTHLQSAIRNCILFIPFMPLVELIFLCIDGQERWGDRLARTYVMRDHALKAPVHVPDRPLRLEGLEETLRHKAKPAGQPEEAV
- the rpsF gene encoding 30S ribosomal protein S6; amino-acid sequence: MSRKYEAMIVLDMKGREENVETLVSQLGKEFESNGVKLQQVDNLGKKKFPFAPRHVESGYYINFLFEAEPAAVDKVQARLKLNDNVYMQYFQRR
- a CDS encoding alpha/beta hydrolase family protein — its product is MKVLLTLFAVVFSFQAVAIHATELLQSQTPRGTHYAISGDSSGSPAPTLFIIGNPISVMGQEGMRYLIGTGEILAKHGWRYVLLDPACEGHDVQEGQPKSLSGWATHAKNGHDFMGPYVRNCVDVLDHLIDEGITDGKQVVVQGVSRGGFCALHFAAGEPRIQAVVGISPVTNPLALKEFSGVTAAQVAGFSLDGVLEKMVNRTVWISIGNADDRVNSEDCIGFTRRLVATTQRLQPGLNLVPVHLHVGVSAGHRSPDDAYAKAAEFLLAQFPGKPASGVTRDVFSGDFPPASYGKNFEEVEATVQEVIERVFRDEDGILRSGVNGRTMKPLTNTEVLDRPKGKGGYPEHSAMPDALKAVWLNYENAGEASGAYLMALCLKYEATHDPKVRELARRTLDAIVTLWRNAAPSAGNGGGGRGWFPKPYAGIHKLAGIEECSADQYAGITLGLHAYHRTLADAAEKKQIEEVIVSFSDWWHDHDHSGVYFGKPIWWKRLEWHPMAAAYFLYLHALAESWRPSAKSRQSFETWLALKATLLRPDKATGITMHGLPVLCLEQLHLLRPDLDAVWQPALVHQAALLARSVDQTAQSKHFEVLGYGADYLGAAHRLLPDAGYDKLALRCLETLKNRGDFYHIRREQRIDQLPPLVSGDDYRDVFFCEGHVHWMAGYWRRQLQK